A window from Citrus sinensis cultivar Valencia sweet orange chromosome 3, DVS_A1.0, whole genome shotgun sequence encodes these proteins:
- the LOC112496035 gene encoding TMV resistance protein N-like isoform X1, giving the protein MASSSIQNVPHWPYDAFLSFRGADTRKSFISHLYAALNGKGIYVFKDDKELERGASISPGLLKAIETSRISIIVFSQNYASSTWCLDELVKIVQCKNKNDHQQMVFPIFYDVEPTVVRKQTGSFREAFFKHEEVFRESLERVKKWRDALEEVANISGWELKEYRNESEFIWDIVKAISSKILVKSETLKKLVGIDSRLEELRSLMDEGPNDDVRMIGICGMGGLGKTTLARVVYDLISHEFEGSSFLADIREKFEKEGSVISFQRQLLFQMLKLEDNTIWNVDDGINILGSRLQHKKVLLVIDDVVDIKQLEYLAGKREWFGPGSRIIITSRDEHLLKTHGMDEVYKPNELNYHDALQLFNMKAFKIQKPLEECVQLSERVLQYAGGLPLALEVLSSFLNGRSVDQWRSTLERLQIDPPDKIMSILQISFDGLRELEKKIFLDIACFFKWRTRDYVTKILEGCGFSPVIGIEVLIERSLLTVDGGNRLGMHDLLQELGQLIVRRQSPEEPGNRSRLWKKEEVRQVLIENTGSEVVEGIMVDDYFFRGNDVHLSAKAFSLMTDLRLLKISNVQLPEGLEYLSNRLRLLDWHRYPLKSLPSNLQLDKIVEFKMCYSRIEELWKGFKQPLNLLRVMKLSHSENLIKTPDFTKVPNLEVLDLEGCSRLREIHQSLLRHNKLILLNLKGCTSLKTLPGEIFMKSLQTLVLSGCLNLRKFPDIVGGMECLQQLRLDGTSITEVPSSIELLTGLKLLNLNDCKNLSSLPVTIRSLKCLRTLELSGCSKLKKFPHIVASMEDLSKLCLDGTSITEVPSFIELLTGLELLNFNDCKNLARLPNSINGLKSLKTLNLSGCCKLENVPDTLGKVESLEELDISGTAVRRPPSSIFLMKNLKTLSFRGCNGPPSSASWHLQLPFNLMGKSSCPVALMLPCLSGLCSLTKLDLSDCGLGEGAIPSDIGNLHLLNKLNLSGNNFVTLPASLNGLLKLEELQLEDCKRLQSLPQLPSNVNRVTLNGCSSLVTLLGAFRPRKSCYTIIYCIDSSKLLGKNGLAISMLREYLEAMSGPSHKFSIVVPGSEIPKWFMYQNEGSSITVTRPSYLYNMNKVVGYAICCVFHVPKHSTDTYLWRSYPQLILLCSMDGSGVKRSIRFRGKFGHAGSDHVWLFYLSRQQCCHFYRSRWHFESNHFKLSFFDEREKGGLAGSGFVLKVKRCGFHPVYMHEVEELDQTTKQWTRFTSYNLYESHHDFVRSNMEAATTSKRSLAENAGAAEASGSGCWDEDEEPPPKRFRQLK; this is encoded by the exons atggCTTCCTCGAGCATACAAAATGTGCCTCATTGGCCATATGACGCCTTCTTAAGCTTTAGAGGAGCAGACACCCGTAAAAGCTTCATAAGTCATCTCTATGCTGCTTTGAATGGAAAAGGAATTTATGTATTCAAGGATGACAAAGAACTCGAGAGAGGAGCATCCATTTCACCTGGACTTCTTAAAGCAATTGAAACTTCtagaatttcaattattgttttctcTCAAAACTATGCTTCCTCCACTTGGTGCTTGGATGAACTTGTTAAGATTGTTCAATGCAAGAACAAAAATGATCATCAACAAATGgtttttccaattttctaCGATGTTGAACCCACTGTGGTAAGGAAACAAACCGGAAGTTTTCGAGAAGCTTTTTTTAAACATGAAGAAGTTTTTAGGGAGAGTCTAGAAAGGGTGAAAAAGTGGAGAGACGCTTTGGAAGAGGTGGCTAATATTTCTGGTTGGGAATTGAAAGAGTACAG GAATGAGTCGGAATTTATTTGGGATATTGTCAAGGCGATATCAAGTAAAATACTTGTAAAATCAGAGACCCTTAAAAAGCTAGTGGGAATAGATTCACGCTTGGAAGAACTGAGGTCTCTTATGGACGAAGGGCCTAATGATGATGTTCGTATGATAGGGATTTGTGGTATGGGAGGTTTAGGTAAGACGACTCTTGCAAGAGTTGTTTATGACTTGATCTCTCATGAATTTGAAGGGAGTAGTTTTCTTGCCGatattagagaaaaatttgaaaaagaaggtAGTGTAATCTCTTTTCAAAGGCAACTACTTTTCCAAATGTTAAAGCTTGAAGATAATACCATATGGAATGTAGATGATGGCATCAACATTTTAGGAAGCAGGCTGCAACACAAAAAGGTTCTTCTTGTTATCGACGATGTGGTTGACATAAAGCAATTAGAGTATTTAGCTGGAAAGCGTGAGTGGTTTGGTCCAGGCAGCAGGATCATCATAACATCACGAGATGAACATCTGTTAAAGACACATGGAATGGATGAAGTATATAAGCCTAATGAACTAAATTACCATGATGCTCTTCAACTTTTCAACATGAAAGCGTTTAAAATCCAAAAGCCTCTGGAAGAATGTGTGCAACTGTCTGAACGTGTTCTACAGTATGCCGGTGGTCTTCCATTAGCTCTCGAAGTTTTGAGTTCCTTTTTGAATGGTAGATCCGTGGATCAATGGAGAAGCACCTTGGAAAGGCTACAAATAGATCCTCCCGATAAGATTATGAGTATACTTCAAATAAGTTTTGACGGACTACGAGAattagagaagaaaatatttcttgatATTGCATGTTTCTTTAAATGGAGGACTAGAGATTATGTAACAAAAATTCTAGAGGGATGTGGTTTTTCCCCAGTCATTGGAATAGAAGTTCTTATTGAAAGATCTTTGTTAACGGTTGATGGCGGCAACAGATTGGGGATGCATGATTTGTTACAGGAATTGGGACAACTGATTGTTAGGAGACAATCACCCGAAGAACCTGGGAACCGCAGCAGATTATGGAAGAAGGAAGAAGTACGCCAAGTGTTGATAGAAAACACG GGAAGTGAAGTAGTTGAAGGAATAATGGTTGATGATTATTTCTTTCGTGGAAATGATGTGCATTTAAGTGCTAAAGCATTTTCACTGATGACCGACCTAAGATTGCTCAAAATCAGTAACGTGCAACTTCCTGAAGGCCTAGAATATCTCTCTAACAGGTTGCGATTACTTGATTGGCATCGGTATCCTTTGAAATCTTTGCCATCAAATCTGCAATTGgataaaattgttgaatttaaaatgtgtTACAGCCGCATTGAAGAATTATGGAAAGGATTCAAa CAGCCTTTAAACCTGTTGAGAGTCATGAAACTCAGCCATTCAGAGAATCTGATTAAGACACCAGACTTCACAAAGGTCCCAAACTTAGAGGTGTTGGATCTTGAAGGATGTTCAAGGTTGCGTGAAATTCACCAGTCTTTGCTGCGTCACAATAAGCTGAtcttgttgaatttgaaaggtTGTACAAGTCTTAAAACTCTTCCGGGTGAGATATTTATGAAATCGCTTCAAACACTTGTTCTTTCTGGTTGCTTGAATTTGAGGAAATTTCCAGACATTGTAGGAGGTATGGAGTGTTTGCAGCAACTTCGTTTGGATGGAACGTCCATTACAGAAGTGCCATCATCTATTGAACTTTTGACCGGACTGAAActgttgaatttgaatgacTGCAAAAATCTCTCGAGTCTGCCAGTTACTATAAGGAGTTTAAAATGTCTAAGAACTCTGGAGCTCTCTGGTTGCTCGAAACTGAAGAAGTTTCCGCATATTGTGGCAAGTATGGAAGATCTGTCCAAGCTCTGTCTGGATGGAACTTCCATTACAGAAGTGCCATCATTTATTGAACTTTTGACCGGACttgaattgttgaattttaatgaCTGCAAAAATCTCGCGAGACTTCCCAACAGTATAAATGGTTTAAAATCCCTCAAAACTTTGAATCTCTCAGGCTGCTGCAAACTTGAAAATGTGCCAGACACGCTTGGGAAAGTAGAAAGTTTGGAAGAGCTTGATATAAGCGGAACAGCTGTAAGACGACCTCCATCCTCCATTTTTCTTATGAAGAATCTTAAAACATTATCTTTCCGTGGCTGCAATGGACCACCATCATCTGCATCATGGCATTTGCAGCTTCCCTTCAATTTGATGGGAAAGAGTTCATGTCCAGTAGCTTTGATGTTGCCTTGTCTGTCAGGTTTGTGCTCTTTAACAAAATTAGATCTCAGTGACTGTGGTCTAGGGGAAGGAGCAATCCCGAGTGATATTGGCAACTTACACTTATTAAACAAGTTGAATCTGAGTGGAAACAATTTTGTTACGCTGCCAGCAAGCCTTAACGGTCTTTTAAAACTTGAAGAACTACAGTTGGAAGATTGTAAAAGGCTTCAATCTCTGCCACAACTTCCATCCAATGTAAATCGAGTTACACTGAATGGTTGTTCTTCATTGGTGACGTTATTAGGTGCATTCAGACCACGCAAGTCCTGCtacacaataatttattgtatagACAGCTCGAAATTGCTCGGAAAGAACGGTTTGGCAATTTCAATGCTACGAGAGTACCTTGAG GCAATGTCAGGTCCAAGCCATAAATTTAGCATTGTTGTTCCAGGAAGTGAAATTCCAAAGTGGTTCATGTATCAGAATGAGGGTTCTTCAATAACGGTCACAAGGCCTTCATATTTGTATAATATGAATAAGGTTGTGGGATATGCTATTTGCTGTGTTTTTCATGTCCCTAAGCATTCAACTGATACCTATTTATGGCGTTCGTATCCTCAACTTATTTTGCTCTGCTCCATGGATGGTTCTGGTGTCAAAAGAAGTATTCGTTTTAGAGGGAAATTCGGTCATGCTGGGTCAGACCATGTTTGGCTATTCTATTTGTCTCGACAACAATGCTGTCATTTTTATCGTTCAAGGTGGCATTTTGA
- the LOC112496035 gene encoding TMV resistance protein N-like isoform X2, with translation MASSSIQNVPHWPYDAFLSFRGADTRKSFISHLYAALNGKGIYVFKDDKELERGASISPGLLKAIETSRISIIVFSQNYASSTWCLDELVKIVQCKNKNDHQQMVFPIFYDVEPTVVRKQTGSFREAFFKHEEVFRESLERVKKWRDALEEVANISGWELKEYRNESEFIWDIVKAISSKILVKSETLKKLVGIDSRLEELRSLMDEGPNDDVRMIGICGMGGLGKTTLARVVYDLISHEFEGSSFLADIREKFEKEGSVISFQRQLLFQMLKLEDNTIWNVDDGINILGSRLQHKKVLLVIDDVVDIKQLEYLAGKREWFGPGSRIIITSRDEHLLKTHGMDEVYKPNELNYHDALQLFNMKAFKIQKPLEECVQLSERVLQYAGGLPLALEVLSSFLNGRSVDQWRSTLERLQIDPPDKIMSILQISFDGLRELEKKIFLDIACFFKWRTRDYVTKILEGCGFSPVIGIEVLIERSLLTVDGGNRLGMHDLLQELGQLIVRRQSPEEPGNRSRLWKKEEVRQVLIENTGSEVVEGIMVDDYFFRGNDVHLSAKAFSLMTDLRLLKISNVQLPEGLEYLSNRLRLLDWHRYPLKSLPSNLQLDKIVEFKMCYSRIEELWKGFKQPLNLLRVMKLSHSENLIKTPDFTKVPNLEVLDLEGCSRLREIHQSLLRHNKLILLNLKDIVGGMECLQQLRLDGTSITEVPSSIELLTGLKLLNLNDCKNLSSLPVTIRSLKCLRTLELSGCSKLKKFPHIVASMEDLSKLCLDGTSITEVPSFIELLTGLELLNFNDCKNLARLPNSINGLKSLKTLNLSGCCKLENVPDTLGKVESLEELDISGTAVRRPPSSIFLMKNLKTLSFRGCNGPPSSASWHLQLPFNLMGKSSCPVALMLPCLSGLCSLTKLDLSDCGLGEGAIPSDIGNLHLLNKLNLSGNNFVTLPASLNGLLKLEELQLEDCKRLQSLPQLPSNVNRVTLNGCSSLVTLLGAFRPRKSCYTIIYCIDSSKLLGKNGLAISMLREYLEAMSGPSHKFSIVVPGSEIPKWFMYQNEGSSITVTRPSYLYNMNKVVGYAICCVFHVPKHSTDTYLWRSYPQLILLCSMDGSGVKRSIRFRGKFGHAGSDHVWLFYLSRQQCCHFYRSRWHFESNHFKLSFFDEREKGGLAGSGFVLKVKRCGFHPVYMHEVEELDQTTKQWTRFTSYNLYESHHDFVRSNMEAATTSKRSLAENAGAAEASGSGCWDEDEEPPPKRFRQLK, from the exons atggCTTCCTCGAGCATACAAAATGTGCCTCATTGGCCATATGACGCCTTCTTAAGCTTTAGAGGAGCAGACACCCGTAAAAGCTTCATAAGTCATCTCTATGCTGCTTTGAATGGAAAAGGAATTTATGTATTCAAGGATGACAAAGAACTCGAGAGAGGAGCATCCATTTCACCTGGACTTCTTAAAGCAATTGAAACTTCtagaatttcaattattgttttctcTCAAAACTATGCTTCCTCCACTTGGTGCTTGGATGAACTTGTTAAGATTGTTCAATGCAAGAACAAAAATGATCATCAACAAATGgtttttccaattttctaCGATGTTGAACCCACTGTGGTAAGGAAACAAACCGGAAGTTTTCGAGAAGCTTTTTTTAAACATGAAGAAGTTTTTAGGGAGAGTCTAGAAAGGGTGAAAAAGTGGAGAGACGCTTTGGAAGAGGTGGCTAATATTTCTGGTTGGGAATTGAAAGAGTACAG GAATGAGTCGGAATTTATTTGGGATATTGTCAAGGCGATATCAAGTAAAATACTTGTAAAATCAGAGACCCTTAAAAAGCTAGTGGGAATAGATTCACGCTTGGAAGAACTGAGGTCTCTTATGGACGAAGGGCCTAATGATGATGTTCGTATGATAGGGATTTGTGGTATGGGAGGTTTAGGTAAGACGACTCTTGCAAGAGTTGTTTATGACTTGATCTCTCATGAATTTGAAGGGAGTAGTTTTCTTGCCGatattagagaaaaatttgaaaaagaaggtAGTGTAATCTCTTTTCAAAGGCAACTACTTTTCCAAATGTTAAAGCTTGAAGATAATACCATATGGAATGTAGATGATGGCATCAACATTTTAGGAAGCAGGCTGCAACACAAAAAGGTTCTTCTTGTTATCGACGATGTGGTTGACATAAAGCAATTAGAGTATTTAGCTGGAAAGCGTGAGTGGTTTGGTCCAGGCAGCAGGATCATCATAACATCACGAGATGAACATCTGTTAAAGACACATGGAATGGATGAAGTATATAAGCCTAATGAACTAAATTACCATGATGCTCTTCAACTTTTCAACATGAAAGCGTTTAAAATCCAAAAGCCTCTGGAAGAATGTGTGCAACTGTCTGAACGTGTTCTACAGTATGCCGGTGGTCTTCCATTAGCTCTCGAAGTTTTGAGTTCCTTTTTGAATGGTAGATCCGTGGATCAATGGAGAAGCACCTTGGAAAGGCTACAAATAGATCCTCCCGATAAGATTATGAGTATACTTCAAATAAGTTTTGACGGACTACGAGAattagagaagaaaatatttcttgatATTGCATGTTTCTTTAAATGGAGGACTAGAGATTATGTAACAAAAATTCTAGAGGGATGTGGTTTTTCCCCAGTCATTGGAATAGAAGTTCTTATTGAAAGATCTTTGTTAACGGTTGATGGCGGCAACAGATTGGGGATGCATGATTTGTTACAGGAATTGGGACAACTGATTGTTAGGAGACAATCACCCGAAGAACCTGGGAACCGCAGCAGATTATGGAAGAAGGAAGAAGTACGCCAAGTGTTGATAGAAAACACG GGAAGTGAAGTAGTTGAAGGAATAATGGTTGATGATTATTTCTTTCGTGGAAATGATGTGCATTTAAGTGCTAAAGCATTTTCACTGATGACCGACCTAAGATTGCTCAAAATCAGTAACGTGCAACTTCCTGAAGGCCTAGAATATCTCTCTAACAGGTTGCGATTACTTGATTGGCATCGGTATCCTTTGAAATCTTTGCCATCAAATCTGCAATTGgataaaattgttgaatttaaaatgtgtTACAGCCGCATTGAAGAATTATGGAAAGGATTCAAa CAGCCTTTAAACCTGTTGAGAGTCATGAAACTCAGCCATTCAGAGAATCTGATTAAGACACCAGACTTCACAAAGGTCCCAAACTTAGAGGTGTTGGATCTTGAAGGATGTTCAAGGTTGCGTGAAATTCACCAGTCTTTGCTGCGTCACAATAAGCTGAtcttgttgaatttgaaag ACATTGTAGGAGGTATGGAGTGTTTGCAGCAACTTCGTTTGGATGGAACGTCCATTACAGAAGTGCCATCATCTATTGAACTTTTGACCGGACTGAAActgttgaatttgaatgacTGCAAAAATCTCTCGAGTCTGCCAGTTACTATAAGGAGTTTAAAATGTCTAAGAACTCTGGAGCTCTCTGGTTGCTCGAAACTGAAGAAGTTTCCGCATATTGTGGCAAGTATGGAAGATCTGTCCAAGCTCTGTCTGGATGGAACTTCCATTACAGAAGTGCCATCATTTATTGAACTTTTGACCGGACttgaattgttgaattttaatgaCTGCAAAAATCTCGCGAGACTTCCCAACAGTATAAATGGTTTAAAATCCCTCAAAACTTTGAATCTCTCAGGCTGCTGCAAACTTGAAAATGTGCCAGACACGCTTGGGAAAGTAGAAAGTTTGGAAGAGCTTGATATAAGCGGAACAGCTGTAAGACGACCTCCATCCTCCATTTTTCTTATGAAGAATCTTAAAACATTATCTTTCCGTGGCTGCAATGGACCACCATCATCTGCATCATGGCATTTGCAGCTTCCCTTCAATTTGATGGGAAAGAGTTCATGTCCAGTAGCTTTGATGTTGCCTTGTCTGTCAGGTTTGTGCTCTTTAACAAAATTAGATCTCAGTGACTGTGGTCTAGGGGAAGGAGCAATCCCGAGTGATATTGGCAACTTACACTTATTAAACAAGTTGAATCTGAGTGGAAACAATTTTGTTACGCTGCCAGCAAGCCTTAACGGTCTTTTAAAACTTGAAGAACTACAGTTGGAAGATTGTAAAAGGCTTCAATCTCTGCCACAACTTCCATCCAATGTAAATCGAGTTACACTGAATGGTTGTTCTTCATTGGTGACGTTATTAGGTGCATTCAGACCACGCAAGTCCTGCtacacaataatttattgtatagACAGCTCGAAATTGCTCGGAAAGAACGGTTTGGCAATTTCAATGCTACGAGAGTACCTTGAG GCAATGTCAGGTCCAAGCCATAAATTTAGCATTGTTGTTCCAGGAAGTGAAATTCCAAAGTGGTTCATGTATCAGAATGAGGGTTCTTCAATAACGGTCACAAGGCCTTCATATTTGTATAATATGAATAAGGTTGTGGGATATGCTATTTGCTGTGTTTTTCATGTCCCTAAGCATTCAACTGATACCTATTTATGGCGTTCGTATCCTCAACTTATTTTGCTCTGCTCCATGGATGGTTCTGGTGTCAAAAGAAGTATTCGTTTTAGAGGGAAATTCGGTCATGCTGGGTCAGACCATGTTTGGCTATTCTATTTGTCTCGACAACAATGCTGTCATTTTTATCGTTCAAGGTGGCATTTTGA
- the LOC127901411 gene encoding probable inositol transporter 2 isoform X2: MEGAVHGGGTTDASAFRECFSLSWKNPYVLRLAFSAGIGGLLFGYDTGVILGTLLYIRDDFKSVDKKAVLQVQFY, from the exons ATGGAGGGAGCAGTACATGGAGGAGGGACGACAGATGCGTCAGCGTTTCGAGAATGCTTCTCTCTGTCTTGGAAAAATCCCTACGTTCTTCGACTTGCTTTCTCTGCTGGAATTGGCGGCCTTCTCTTTGGCTACGACACTG GAGTCATATTAGGCACGCTACTTTATATCAGAGATGACTTCAAATCCGTCGATAAAAAGGCTGTACTGCAG